A window of Williamwhitmania taraxaci genomic DNA:
ATAACGGATGGGCTAAGAATGGTGGTTTAAGGAACGGAAGAATTTTCTATGGAACAAAACTCCCACTTGGTCAAGACTTTGGTGGTCCGCTATTCTTTTCCCATTATTCTTTTCTGGGGTTAGATCCCCGAGGACTATCCGATCAGTATGCCAACTACTGGGAGCAAAACGTTAATCACAGTAAAATAAATCACAGTTACGCAGTGGCAAACCCATATAGTTTCTGTCACTACTCCGACTCGTGCTGGGGCTTAACCGCAAGCGACGATCCAATTAGGGGTTACCAAGCTCATGCTCCCTATCGAAACGGTGGCGATGACAATGGAACCATTACTCCTACCGCTGCGCTATCGTCGTTCCCATACACTCCTGTAGAGAGCATGAAGGCATTACGGTTTTTCTACCATCGGTTGAACAGTAAAGTGTGGGGCACCTATGGTTTTACCGATGCTTTTAACCTTAGCCAGAAGTGGTATGCCAACTCCTACCTAGCCATAGACCAAGGCCCTATTGTGGTTATGATTGAGAATTATCGTACAGGATTGCTATGGAACACTTTTATGAAAAATCAAGATATAAAGAATGGATTATCAAAATTAGAATTCACAGTTATCAACTATCAATTTTATTAACTAAACACTACGATTATGAAGCACACAAAGTTTTTCTTGATGGCTGCAATAGGACTTGCAGTGTCATTTGCAAGCTGCTCTAAGGACGACAGCGACAATAATGACGATAACAACAACGTTACCAACATTGCAGATACTGTGGCCGTGAACAACCTCATAGCCTACTTTAAGTTCAACGGCGATGTGGTTGACAAAAAAGGACAAATAGCAACCAACAACGGGGTAACATTCACAACCGATCGTTTTGCCACAGCCTCCAAGGCCTACAAGGGTGGTGCTGCCGCCTATGCCGAAGTAGTTCCATCTGCAAAGCTAAAAACAATGGCAAGTATGACTTACAGCGTTTGGTTGAGATCCCAAAAGCTCGATGGTGGAGCAGCCTTCATCTTTACCCTTATCGATCCAGCAATTGACTGGAATGCGGGTATTGGTCTATGGCAAGAGGGAGATAACAGAATGGATACCCTCAGATTTAAAGGTTTTACCATGCACAAAAGTTCGGCTGTATATACTTGGCTCGACACTAAATATGGCAAAACTGACAAGACGCTTTTCCCTACCAGCAAATGGTTCCAAGTTGCCTACACCTACAACTCCAGTGATGGAATCCGCGCTTTTTATCTAAATGGTAGCAAAGTTCTTCAGGATACCATTAAATTCGTAGATGCCCCAATGGGTGCCATTACTATTCCTGCTACTGCAACAAACTTTTTCATCGGTAAAAATCCTAATACTTCCCAAGGTTGGATTGTCAACTACTTGGGCGATATGGACGACCTTCGTTTTTACGACAAGGCCCTTACCAGTGGTCAAATTGACGCACTCTACAGAGGTGAAAAAGATGCTGAAGGTGAGTAATGCTTAGGTTTTAGATAACGTTTTACACTCAAGGGGGTGTTCGGCTTTCTAAACGACACACCCCCTTTTTTTTCAACAACCCCTCTTTCTATTAATCATGAACAAGCTTAGAATTCTATTTATCGCTATTGCCCTTCTGCTGGTGGGGTGTCAATCGGCAAATAACGTTAGACTTACCGACGAGGCTCTAATGGATACTGTTCAACGCCAAACCCTTAAATACTTTACCGACTTTGCACATCCAATCTCCGGAATGGCCCGGGAGCGCAGCGACGAGTGCAACTATTCCAATGAAGTGGTAGCAACCGGAGGAACTGGTTTTGGTATTATGGCCATTATTGTTGGTTCGGACCGAAAATTCATTGACAGGAACCAAGCCGCCGACCAAATTCAAAAAATTGCAAACTTCCTAGATACCTGCGATCGATACCATGGTGCATGGTCGCATTGGTATAACGGATCTACTGGAAAATCGTATCCTTTCAGCCGTACCGACAACGGGGGCGATTTGGTCGAAACGGCCTTTCTCATA
This region includes:
- a CDS encoding LamG domain-containing protein; translation: MKHTKFFLMAAIGLAVSFASCSKDDSDNNDDNNNVTNIADTVAVNNLIAYFKFNGDVVDKKGQIATNNGVTFTTDRFATASKAYKGGAAAYAEVVPSAKLKTMASMTYSVWLRSQKLDGGAAFIFTLIDPAIDWNAGIGLWQEGDNRMDTLRFKGFTMHKSSAVYTWLDTKYGKTDKTLFPTSKWFQVAYTYNSSDGIRAFYLNGSKVLQDTIKFVDAPMGAITIPATATNFFIGKNPNTSQGWIVNYLGDMDDLRFYDKALTSGQIDALYRGEKDAEGE